One Pagrus major chromosome 11, Pma_NU_1.0 genomic region harbors:
- the ccdc181 gene encoding coiled-coil domain-containing protein 181, translating into MSEVVCTKTQEEYEDDFEKDLDWLISEESRSEDQGPDYEDIESEIDKELEEDEKVQKMKTKRKVLKEKRGNKTEELEEDDERWPSPMEPLEYDSDRDSPTKPSPTVPPPPGMDDQTDEEKKYILEKIQQANRELQDQEAPDMSRRRRLHFKEKLVDLEVPPLQFEKDGNSGEVEGGKGTAKDSEAEIEVSGKLSELKLSPREESSRAGESSGGGQGVKEGRVLVEKDGKFDLVSLNELESQGLLPPIAHNYSDFSRSSPRLQEQTKSSTKSHRSSTSPHARAGSSLFQQGVDHLSAPKPPAQPRNRPSSANHSHRGSQRNGSRRRVQSATGTPCQATYTLSPQQKEVLQRIQERKEKLAREAEQRKRDEEEQKRQENELAFKAWLMKKREQFQEEKRVHRAQEMERMNSKRDSSDPEESFRQWLQRKQEQQEREKHLEELKRLEVDSGYLLRSREECEHAFKVWLRRKRAEKRAEQQAARERSRRLVLEERRARRMRDLMCSVNESKPFRFNEQLAYRY; encoded by the exons ATGAGTGAGGTGGTTTGCacaaagacccaggaggaaTATGAGGACGACTTTGAGAAGGATCTTGACTGGCTGATTAGTGAGGAAAGCCGGAGTGAGGACCAG GGTCCTGACTATGAGGACATAGAATCAGAAATTGACAAAGAACTGGAGGAGGACGAGAAagtgcaaaaaatgaaaacaaagcgGAAAGTCCTCAAGGAGAAGAGAGGCAACAAAACTGAGGAGTTGGAGGAAGATGACGAGAGGTGGCCTTCGCCTATGGAGCCATTAGAGTATGATTCAGACAGAGACAGTCCAACTAAGCCATCACCTACagtcccacctcctccagggaTGGATGACCAGACAGATGAGGAGAAGAAGTACATTCTGGAGAAGATCCAGCAGGCTAATCGGGAGCTGCAGGACCAGGAGGCTCCGGATATGAGCAGGCGCAGGCGGCTGCATTTCAAAGAGAAGCTGGTGGACCTGGAGGTGCCTCCTCTGCAGTTTGAGAAGGATGGCAACAGTGGTGAGGTGGAGGGTGGAAAGGGAACTGCGAAGGATTCAGAGGCAGAGATTGAAGTGTCAGGGAAGCTTTCTGAGCTAAAACTTTCCCCGCGGGAAGAAAGTAGCAGGGCTGGGGAGAGCAGTGGGGGAGGGCAGGGGGTAAAGGAGGGCAGAGTCCTTGTAGAGAAGGATGGGAAGTTTGATCTGGTCAGCCTGAACGAGTTGGAGAGTCAAGGGCTTCTCCCTCCTATAGCACACAACTACAGTGACTTCTCACGCTCCTCCCCACGTCTTCAGGAGCAGACTAAAAGCTCCACTAAGAGCCACAggtcctccacctctcctcacGCTCGTGCCGGCTCCTCCCTCTTCCAGCAAGGTGTTGATCACCTCAGTGCTCCCAAACCTCCAGCTCAGCCCAGGAATAGGCCCAGCTCAGCCAACCACAGCCATAGAGGCAGCCAGAGGAACGGCAGCAGGCGGCGGGTGCAGTCGGCTACCGGAACACCCTGCCAGGCCACTTACACCCTCTCCCCCCAGCAGAAAGAGGTGCTGCAGAGGAtccaggagaggaaggagaagctgGCCAGAGAG gcagagcagaggaaaCGTGACGAAGAAGAGCAGAAGAGGCAGGAGAATGAGCTGGCGTTTAAGGCCTGGctgatgaagaagagagagcagTTTCAGGAGGAGAAAAGGGTCCACCGAGCCcaggagatggagaggatgaATTCTAAG AGAGACTCCAGCGACCCGGAGGAGTCGTTCAGGCagtggctgcagaggaaacaggagcagcaggagagagagaagcatctggaggagctgaagaggcTCGAGGTGGACAGTGGTTACCTTTTACGCAGCCGCGAGGAGTGTGAACATGCCTTCAAAGT GTGGCTAAGAAGGAAACGGGCGGAGAAGCGAGCGGAGCAGCAGGCGGCTCGAGAGCGGTCCCGCAGGTTGGTGCTCGAGGAGCGGCGTGCGCGACGCATGAGGGATCTAATGTGCTCCGTCAATGAATCCAAGCCATTCAGATTCAACGAACAGCTGGCGTACCGCTACTGA